Proteins from one Silurus meridionalis isolate SWU-2019-XX chromosome 3, ASM1480568v1, whole genome shotgun sequence genomic window:
- the igfbp5b gene encoding insulin-like growth factor-binding protein 5b yields MLLNFLLLTVPLLSAVSRCSGSYVPCEPCDQKTLSMCPPEPKGCQLVKEPGCGCCLTCALAENQPCGVYTSTCAHGLRCLPRDGEEKPLHALLHGRGLCTNEKGYKALHPPVDRESKEHDETIKTDTTEEQLPQGKTPIFPPKTDMINSKKQAAMRKDKKKQQEKLRSVGSSDFSSVSIDKHETEFGPCRRKLDGIVKGLKDTSRIVALSLYLPNCDRKGFFKRKQCKPSRGRKRGICWCVDKYGVQMPGTDYSGGNIQCKDLESGNNNE; encoded by the exons ATGCTCCTCAACTTCTTGCTCTTGACGGTCCCTTTACTGTCGGCTGTGTCCAGATGCTCGGGCTCGTATGTGCCTTGCGAGCCATGCGACCAGAAGACGCTGTCCATGTGCCCTCCGGAGCCCAAAGGCTGTCAGCTGGTCAAGGAGCCCGGTTGCGGCTGCTGCCTCACCTGCGCGCTCGCTGAGAATCAGCCTTGCGGCGTCTACACCAGCACGTGCGCGCACGGGCTCCGCTGCCTGCCGCGCGACGGCGAGGAGAAACCACTGCACGCGCTCCTGCACGGCAGAGGACTGTGCACCAACGAGAAGGGCTACAAGGCGTTGCATCCTCCTGTGG ACCGCGAGTCCAAAGAGCATGACGAGACAATAAAGACTGACACGACAGAGGAGCAGCTGCCCCAAGGCAAAACGCCCATTTTCCCTCCTAAGACAGACATGATCAACAGCAAGAAGCAGGCTGCCATGCGCAAGGACAAGAAGAAGCAACAAGAGAAGCTGAGGTCCGTGGGTTCATCGGACTTCTCATCAGTCTCAATCGATAAGCACGAAACCGAATTT GGTCCATGTAGAAGAAAGCTGGACGGGATTGTAAAGGGGCTGAAAGACACCTCTCGCATTGTGGCTCTTTCTCTATATCTGCCCAACTGTGACAGGAAGGGCTTCTTCAAACGCAAACAG TGTAAGCCTTCACGTGGTCGGAAACGGGGAATTTGCTGGTGTGTGGACAAATATGGGGTGCAGATGCCAGGGACCGACTACAGTGGCGGGAACATCCAGTGCAAAGACTTGGAGTCTGGCAACAACAACGAGTGA